In one window of Mercurialis annua linkage group LG4, ddMerAnnu1.2, whole genome shotgun sequence DNA:
- the LOC126677808 gene encoding protein IQ-DOMAIN 2 — protein sequence MGKNGKWFSSVKKALSPDSKGKKEQKSKKRWFGKHHQLDSDSTSLANVRDLSPPPIPPPYVEEVKTIDTTNEQNQHGAYSVPADVAVEPVVYPVETPVEVVRVVKVNKFAGKSGEEAAAMQIQTAFRGYLARRALRALRGLVRLKSLMEGPTVKRQATHTLRCMQTLARVQSQIHSRRARMSEENQALQRQLLQKHAQELEKLRMGEEWDDSLQSKEQIEANLLHKYEAAMRRERALAYSFSHQKTLKNPSRSANPMFMMSSGNPEWGWSWLERWMAAHPWEKGGMAEKELSNDHSSVKSGSRSMVGGEISKSYARFQLNSDKISPVDSEKMRQTKSPRSPLTPKPAFSAVARKVKSASPRSSIGGADDDNRSMISVQSDRFRRHSIAGSSVRDDESLGSSSTVPSYMVATESARAKSRLQSPAGVEQNGTPEKEKGPLGPARKRLSYPPSPARARRQSVPKKVEFNNINAEIAVASGQG from the exons ATGGGGAAGAACGGAAAATGGTTTTCTAGTGTAAAGAAAGCTCTTAGCCCTGATTCCAAAGGGAAGAAAGAACAG AAATCAAAGAAGAGATGGTTTGGCAAACATCATCAACTGGATTCTGattccacctctttagcaaatGTCAGAGATCTTTCTCCTCCTCCTATCCCTCCACCTTATGTGGAAGAGGTGAAAACAATTGACACAACAAATGAGCAGAATCAGCACGGTGCCTATTCTGTTCCGGCTGATGTTGCTGTTGAACCTGTTGTTTATCCTGTGGAGACCCCTGTGGAGGTTGTTCGAGTTGTCAAGGTTAATAAGTTTGCTGGAAAATCAGGAGAAGAAGCAGCAGCAATGCAGATTCAAACTGCATTCAGAGGATACTTG GCAAGAAGAGCATTACGAGCTTTGAGAGGGCTAGTGAGACTCAAATCACTGATGGAAGGGCCTACTGTAAAGCGACAAGCCACACACACCTTGCGGTGCATGCAAACTCTAGCCAGAGTGCAGTCACAGATTCATTCGAGGAGGGCTAGAATGTCGGAAGAGAACCAGGCCCTCCAGAGACAACTCCTACAGAAACACGCGCAAGAGCTGGAGAAGTTGCGG ATGGGAGAGGAATGGGATGACAGCCTACAGTCAAAAGAACAGATTGAAGCTAACCTGCTACACAAGTATGAGGCGGCTATGAGAAGGGAAAGAGCACTCGCTTACTCATTTTCCCATCAG AAAACCTTGAAGAACCCTTCAAGATCTGCAAATCCTATGTTTATGATGAGTTCTGGCAACCCGGAATGGGGTTGGAGCTGGTTGGAACGATGGATGGCAGCCCATCCATGGGAGAAGGGCGGTATGGCAGAGAAGGAACTCAGTAATGACCACTCATCAGTGAAGAGTGGAAGCCGCAGCATGGTTGGAGGAGAAATTAGCAAGTCTTACGCTCGCTTTCAGCTCAATTCTGATAAAATTTCACCAGTAGACAGTGAGAAGATGAGGCAAACCAAGAGCCCACGTTCGCCTTTGACTCCTAAGCCAGCCTTTTCGGCAGTTGCTAGAAAAGTGAAGTCAGCAAGTCCAAGGAGCAGCATTGGAGGTGCAGATGACGACAACAGAAGCATGATTAGTGTGCAATCAGATCGATTTAGAAGGCACAGCATTGCAGGATCATCGGTGCGAGATGACGAGAGCCTTGGTAGCTCTTCAACAGTTCCGAGTTACATGGTGGCTACGGAGTCTGCAAGGGCCAAGTCCAGGTTACAAAGTCCAGCTGGGGTAGAGCAAAACGGGACACCGGAGAAGGAAAAAGGACCTCTGGGGCCAGCAAGGAAGCGACTTTCTTACCCACCTTCACCCGCCAGAGCTAGGCGGCAGTCAGTTCCAAAAAAGGTGGAATTTAACAACATAAATGCAGAAATAGCTGTGGCTAGTGGACAAGGCTAG
- the LOC126679592 gene encoding putative disease resistance protein RGA4, producing the protein MAESLLLNLAQTVLEKLASLAIEEVLLAWGLESHLQQINNSLKAITAVLLDAEQHQSRNHRIQVWLEDLKYVLYDIEDAVDEFEREALRRQVVKDTGNTTRKVKRFFSNSNSVAFRFKMAHKLKNLRQRVAGIVKLKSDFGLTEGANYTQVIRRERKLTYSFVDVATVIGRDEDKEKIIDHLLNAFDGENVSILPIVGIGGIGKTTLAKLVYNDERVHRHFEMKVWACISNDFDLPEVLRKINQAATSQNCTGWDIEQLQAFLRETINNKKYLLILDDVWNEDRQKWNELRALLTGGANGSRILVTTRKNNVASVMASVPPYKLNDLSLKDCMSLFLKCAFNDAQDVARYPNLVKMGEEIVNKCKGVPLAVVTLGNLLYSITSEHEWKSVRNSEMWKLEQKEDDIMPALRISYDQLPSNLKRCFAYCSFFPKDFIYSDLQLTYFWMAHGLLQCKNEHEELEDVGLRYFKELCSRSFLQDFSRMKDGVCCQMHDLMHDLALSLTQKECSIVTSATQQIPGNVRHLLFANPNSLPESLPTILQGLAGVRTIIPFVSSDVISPSLMQTLFLPRFQFLRYLDLSYSEIETLPEGIGMLKHLRFLNLVYSKIRRLPDSVCKLQSLQTLWLFACYRIEELPSDMRCFISLRSLIITTKQKCLPNNGIGCLKSLRNLGIFACKNIEFLFEDLQGLNSLRKLAIVNCSSLKRLPQSIKYLTSLEFLDIVNCDKLDLEMEEEESNNQTRFCRLEILILSSLPKLVKFPGWLLNSCTNTLHNLTLDRLPNMKELPGCLSDLQEISIFNCKLLVQDLSNISHVPKICIDGEEFSYNP; encoded by the exons ATGGCTGAATCTCTTCTGCTCAACCTTGCTCAGACCGTCCTCGAAAAGTTAGCCTCTCTTGCAATTGAAGAAGTTCTCTTGGCATGGGGACTTGAAAGCCATCTTCAACAAATTAATAATTCCTTAAAGGCCATAACTGCTGTTCTTCTAGACGCCGAGCAGCACCAGTCACGCAACCACCGGATACAAGTGTGGCTTGAGGACCTCAAATATGTCCTTTATGACATCGAAGATGCAGTGGATGAGTTCGAGCGCGAAGCATTGAGAAGGCAGGTGGTGAAAGATACAGGGAATACTaccagaaaggtaaaacgtttcttTTCAAACTCTAATTCAGTTGCATTCCGTTTTAAAATGGCCCATAAGCTAAAGAACCTTAGACAGAGAGTAGCTGGAATCGTTAAACTTAAGTCTGATTTCGGTTTGACTGAGGGGGCCAACTATACACAAGTCATTCGCAGGGAGAGGAAATTGACCTACTCTTTTGTGGATGTTGCAACTGTTATTGGGAGGGACGAGGATAAAGAGAAGATCATAGACCATTTATTGAATGCTTTCGATGGAGAAAATGTCTCCATTCTTCCAATTGTGGGAATAGGAGGTATAGGGAAGACTACACTTGCTAAGCTGGTATATAATGATGAAAGGGTACATAGGCATTTTGAGATGAAGGTTTGGGCATGTATATCTAATGACTTTGATTTGCCAGAAGTTCTTAGAAAAATCAACCAGGCTGCCACCTCTCAAAATTGTACAGGCTGGGATATAGAACAATTGCAAGCATTTTTGAGGGAGACTATAAACAATAAAAAGTACTTGCTTATCTTAGATGATGTGTGGAATGAGGACCGTCAAAAATGGAATGAATTGAGAGCTTTGTTGACGGGAGGTGCTAATGGAAGTAGGATTCTAGTCACGACAAGAAAAAATAACGTTGCCTCCGTTATGGCTAGTGTTCCACCTTACAAGTTAAATGATCTCTCTCTTAAGGATTGTATGTCTTTGTTTCTCAAATGTGCATTTAACGACGCACAAGATGTGGCACGCTATCCAAATCTTGTAAAAATGGGTGAAGAAATTGTAAATAAATGCAAAGGAGTTCCTCTTGCAGTAGTAACATTAGGAAATTTGCTTTACTCCATCACAAGTGAGCATGAGTGGAAATCTGTAAGAAATAGTGAGATGTGGAAACTAGAGCAGAAGGAGGATGACATAATGCCTGCACTAAGAATAAGTTATGATCAGTTGCCATCTAACTTAAAAAGATGCTTCGCATATTGTTCGTTTTTTCCAAAGGATtttatttatagtgatttacaattaacttatttttggaTGGCACATGGGCTTCTTCAGTGTAAGAATGAGCATGAAGAGTTGGAAGACGTTGGATTGCGTTACTTTAAAGAATTATGTTCGAGATCTTTTTTGCAAGATTTTTCTCGAATGAAGGATGGGGTTTGTTGCCAAATGCATGATCTGATGCATGATCTTGCATTATCATTGACACAAAAAGAGTGCTCAATAGTAACATCAGCAACCCAACAAATACCTGGAAATGTTCGGCATTTGTTATTTGCTAACCCTAATTCACTTCCTGAAAGTCTCCCGACGATCTTACAAGGTTTAGCCGGTGTACGAACCATTATACCTTTTGTGTCCTCTGACGTTATTAGCCCATCACTCATGCAGACGCTGTTTTTGCCAAGATTTCAATTTCTGCGATACTTGGATTTGTCTTATTCAGAAATAGAGACACTGCCGGAAGGTATTGGTATGTTAAAGCATTTGAGATTTCTCAATTTAGTTTATTCCAAAATAAGAAGATTGCCTGATTCTGTTTGCAAGTTACAgagcttacaaacattatggcTTTTCGCCTGTTATAGAATTGAAGAGTTACCCAGTGATATGAGGTGCTTCATCAGCCTTAGGTCTCTGATAATAACCACAAAGCAGAAGTGTTTGCCAAATAATGGAATAGGCTGTTTGAAATCTCTTCGAAATTTGGGAATTTTCGCATGTAAAAACATAGAATTCTTGTTTGAAGATTTGCAGGGTCTCAACAGCCTTCGAAAACTGGCTATCGTGAATTGTTCAAGCTTAAAACGTTTGCCGCAGAGTATAAAATACCTGACTTCATTAGAGTTTCTTGATATCGTAAACTGTGATAAACTTGATTTGGAAATGGAGGAGGAAGAGAGCAATAATCAAACTCGATTCTGCCGCCTTGAAATACTGATACTTTCAAGTCTACCAAAATTGGTGAAATTTCCAGGGTGGCTACTCAATAGTTGCACCAACACTCTTCATAACTTAACTCTTGATCGCTTACCCAACATGAAAGAGTTGCCCGGTTGCCTCAGTGATCTTCAAGAAATAagtatatttaattgtaaattacTTGTACAAGATTTGTCCAACATTTCTCATGTCCCCAAAATTTGTATTGATGGCGAGGAGTTCAG CTACAACCCATAG
- the LOC126679342 gene encoding 60S ribosomal protein L2, mitochondrial-like produces MAAAMMAGNAEAAVSNAAKLGSQAWQSFKAKSPAVGKEAAIGIRGSTRKVKEVSGAPKQLTSHVGKTAGRNSAGRITIFHRGGGVKRLYRRIDMKRSTPAMGVIERIEYDPNRSSRIALVRWVEGAHQQFQKKSRAVEQEFVPPCKNPEPISTTTRGLFSLASLSRVVDQTKATSSPGRTGTYAVVGLQNAMTSESRSLTTIHAAGSKKTCVRDVFMSAFSSSRIKKGTRHLSPADSLNLPRIAVAGAKPAFFAPQIRDQNDGKSAFSLSEIEKWNPKSKVWDNRGKRKAAVPWHWQSFRWQGALGSISGSSF; encoded by the exons ATG GCTGCAGCAATGATGGCAGGCAATGCAGAGGCTGCTGTTTCAAATGCTGCCAAGCTTGGATCTCAGGCTTGGCAGTCTTTCAAGGCAAAATCACCAGCAGTGGGAAAGGAAGCTGCTATTGGAATCAG GGGAAGTACTAGAAAAGTCAAGGAGGTAAGTGGAGCCCCTAAACAATTGACTTCACATGTAGGAAAGACTGCTGGTAGGAATTCTGCAGGGCGTATTACAATTTTTCACCGAGGAGGTGGTGTAAAGCGATTGTATCGAAGAATTGATATGAAGCGAAGCACACCGGCTATGGGTGTTATAGAAAGGATAGAGTATGACCCAAACCGTTCCTCTCGGATTGCTCTGGTACGTTGGGTTGAGGGTGCACACCAACAGTTCCAAAAGAAAAGCAGGGCAGTTGAGCAGGAGTTTGTTCCACCATGCAAGAACCCTGAACCTATTTCAACCACCACTCGTGGCCTGTTTTCCCTGGCTTCCCTGTCTAGGGTAGTGGATCAAACAAAGGCAACTAGCTCCCCTGGACGAACAGGAACTTATGCAGTGGTTGGCCTTCAAAATGCAATGACTTCTGAGTCGAGGAGTCTTACCACTATTCATGCTGCAGGAAGCAAAAAGACTTGCGTAAGGGATGTGTTCATGTCCGCCTTTTCCTCTTCCAGGATCAAAAAAGGAACTCGCCATCTTTCCCCTGCCGATTCTCTTAATCTTCCGAGGATAGCAGTGGCTGGGGCAAAACCAGCTTTTTTTGCTCCACAAATAAGAGATCAAAATGACGGAAAGAGCGCATTCTCTCTGAGTGAGATTGAAAAGTGGAACCCTAAGAGCAAGGTGTGGGATAATAGGGGTAAACGTAAAGCAGCAGTGCCGTGGCACTGGCAGAGTTTTAGGTGGCAAGGTGCTTTGGGTTCTATTAGCGGGTCTTCATTTTAA
- the LOC126676254 gene encoding mitochondrial import inner membrane translocase subunit TIM14-2-like, producing the protein MVAEIVVGAAVAAAAYAGRYSIQAWQALKASPPRLRKFYDGGFQSAMTKREAALILGVRESTPMDKVKEAHKRMMIANHPDSGGSHYLASKINEAKDLFLGKMKGGGSAF; encoded by the exons ATG GTTGCGGAGATTGTAGTCGGGGCTGCTGTAGCTGCTGCTGCCTATGCTGGCAGATACAGCATTCAGGCTTGGCAGGCGTTAAAGGCGAGCCCGCCAAGGTTACGCAAATTTTATGACGGTGGTTTCCAATCTGCCATGACAAAGAGGGAAGCTGCACTAATACTTGGAGTCAG AGAGAGCACTCCGATGGATAAAGTTAAGGAAGCACATAAGAGAATGATGATTGCAAATCATCCAGATTCAGGCGGTAGCCATTATCTTGCTTCTAAAATTAATGAGGCAAAAGATCTCTTTCTTgggaaaatgaaaggtggtggcTCTGCATTTTGA
- the LOC126677141 gene encoding uncharacterized protein LOC126677141 — MVEVRGASTWTEELASLVADTGVIYSAGESLGISTPAMIFKESEYKREESVKDQVTGFMKSWGEMLLDLGQGCKEILQQSLVTEDSFIVQKVGKPMAKVSDRFKFLNEFLPEDRDPAHAWPVILFVFILALAALSVNSTHDSSVAPARRMRIHPPTATRILLPDGRNMAYHEAGVPANRARFSMIAPHSFLSSRLAGIPGIKTSLLEEFGVRLVTYDLPGFGESDPHPGRNLNSSAFDMRHLANAVGVNGKFWVLGYSTGSKHAWAALRYIPDNVAGAAMISPMTNPYELSMTKEDKRRTWEKWSSKRKFKYFLARKFPKFLSSFYRRNFLSGFHGRIDKLMSQSLGRKDEMLIENPIFEEFWHRDVEESVRQGSTKPFIEEAVLQVSNWGFSLADLQVQKKCRSQSILHWLRSMYSQAECELAGFRGPIHMWQGMDDHVAPPSMTDYISRILPNAILHKLPSDGHFSFFYLCDECHRQILSTLFGDALGPLDKMEMDETSLEEVAL; from the exons ATGGTGGAGGTGAGAGGAGCTTCCACGTGGACAGAGGAGTTAGCCAGTTTAGTAGCGGACACCGGAGTAATCTACTCCGCCGGAGAATCACTCGGTATATCAACGCCGGCAATGATCTTCAAAGAATCGGAATATAAAAGAGAGGAGAGTGTGAAGGATCAAGTGACGGGGTTTATGAAATCATGGGGGGAAATGCTGTTAGATTTAGGTCAAGGATGTAAAGAGATTTTGCAGCAGAGTTTAGTAACTGAAGATTCGTTCATAGTTCAAAAAGTTGGAAAACCAATGGCCAAAGTTTCGGATAGATTCAAGTTTTTGAATGAGTTTTTACCCGAGGATCGCGATCCGGCTCATGCTTGGCCTGTCATCCTCTTCGTTTTCATTCTCGCTCTTGCTG CATTGAGTGTAAATAGCACACATGATAGCTCAGTCGCGCCAGCGAGGAGAATGCGTATACATCCGCCTACTGCTACTCGGATACTGCTTCCAGATGGTAGGAACATGGCTTATCATGAAGCTGGTGTTCCTGCTAATAGAGCAAGGTTTTCCATGATTGCTCCTCATTCTTTTCTTTCGTCTAGACTTGCAG GTATACCTGGAATCAAAACATCTCTGCTTGAAGAGTTTGGTGTTCGCTTGGTGACATATGATCTTCCTGGTTTTGGAGAGAGTGATCCACATCCTGGAAGAAATCTTAACTCGTCTGCATTCGATATGCGCCACCTAGCAAATGCTGTTGGTGTTAATGGCAAGTTTTGGGTGCTGGGTTATTCCACTGGAAGCAAGCATGCTTGGGCTGCTCTCAGATACATTCCGGATAATGTTGCCG GTGCTGCTATGATTTCCCCAATGACTAATCCTTACGAGCTGAGTATGACAAAGGAAGACAAGAGAAGAACATGGGAAAAGTGGTCGTCGAAAAGGAAATTCAAGTACTTCCTAGCTCGGAAGTTCCCGAagtttctctcttctttttatcGCAGAAACTTCCTATCCGGTTTCCATGGCCGAATTGATAAGTTGATGTCTCAGTCACTTGGGAGGAAG GATGAAATGTTGATTGAGAATccaatatttgaggaatttTGGCATAGGGATGTGGAAGAATCAGTCCGTCAAGGGAGTACAAAACCGTTTATTGAGGAAGCTGTGCTACAAGTTTCAAACTGGGGTTTCAGCTTGGCAGATCTTCAGGTGCAGAAGAAGTGTCGAAGTCAAAGCATTCTTCATTGGCTCAGATCCATGTATAGTCAGGCAGAATGTGAATTGGCCGGATTTCGTGGCCCAATTCACATGTGGCAG GGGATGGATGATCATGTAGCACCGCCATCAATGACCGACTACATAAGCCGGATTCTACCTAATGCGATATTGCATAAGCTTCCAAGTGATggacatttttcatttttctactTGTGTGATGAATGTCATAGACAGATATTGTCTACACTTTTTGGAGATGCCCTAGGTCCTCTTGACAAGATGGAAATGGATGAAACTTCATTGGAAGAGGTAGCATTATGA
- the LOC126677142 gene encoding ribonuclease MRP protein subunit POP4, producing MSTDQKKRTLEALERRFAVARTELLQQQKKSQKPRSNEEYEKENNTNTNPSSSLVSPANLPATPVTPSSKSSLKPDLEENIPAYSQLTHPVHENILTENAKFQSNKGSKVDMILHDLLQHGDSAQKYMQGSRNKKLDNWILLDNYVQGRGKSTNSRIRALEAHSKRSKKHMSMKQHKKCGSLNLPQHSLKFDHVKPRHEMWKAYMFQLLKNTGKNQLAQCLLGADLHGAIIYIVDSKIASFTGVSGIMIRETAETFGLVTQEDKFHAVPKRSSIFMFQVDSWKITLQGDKLTGRNLSL from the exons ATGAGTACAGACCAAAAGAAACGAACTTTGGAAGCATTGGAGAGAAGGTTTGCTGTAGCTAGAACTGAGCTGCTTCAGCAACAAAAAAAGAGCCAAAAACCGAGATCGAATGAGGaatatgaaaaagaaaataatactaATACCAATCCTTCCTCTTCTCTTGTTTCCCCAGCAAATCTTCCGGCTACTCCAGTTACTCCCTCTTCAAAAAGCTCGCTTAAACCAG ATTTAGAGGAAAATATTCCAGCATATTCACAGCTCACCCATCCCGTACATGAGAATATACTGACGGAAAATGCGAAG TTTCAGAGTAATAAGGGAAGCAAGGTGGACATGATTTTACATGACCTTCTTCAGCATGGTGATTCTGCCCAGAAATATATGCAGGGATCTAGAAATAAAAAACTCGACAATTGGATCCTTCTTGATAATTATGTACAAGGGCGAGGCAAATCTACTAATTCTCGTATTAGGGCTTTGGAAGCCCACTCAAAGCGGTCTAAAAAGCACATGTCTATGAAGCAACACAAGAAATGCGGATCATTAAATTTACCCCAACATTCCCTAAA ATTTGACCATGTTAAGCCGAGGCATGAGATGTGGAAAGCTTACATGTTTCAGCTCCTCAAAAATACTGG GAAAAATCAGTTAGCTCAATGTCTTCTTGGAGCAGATCTGCATGGCGCTATTATATATA TTGTTGACAGCAAGATAGCATCTTTCACTGGAGTTAGTGGTATAATGATCCGTGAAACAgcggaaacatttgggttaGTCACACAAGAAGACAAATTTCATG CTGTGCCAAAAAGATCGTCTATTTTTATGTTCCAAGTTGATTCCTGGAAGATTACATTACAAGGGGACAAACTCACCGGAAGAAATTTGAGTCTGTGA
- the LOC126677600 gene encoding interactor of constitutive active ROPs 2, chloroplastic produces MQTPKARTGSSEVPQRKSPATPRTARQLKTDSDSVSSPNSASRTPKDKSPKVTERRSPRSPATEKKRPSRVSELESQLAELQEDLKKAKEQLSSSESLKRRAQQEAEDTKKQLLTMSAKFEETEQQLMEFSASEDSRVQELRQISHDRDKAWQSELEAVQKQHSMDSAALASAMNEIQKLKGQLEMVMESEITQTKYAESAHADSQGLRMEVTETLSLVEKLKNELSDCRESEAQALELVSKTQNQLESANATADMHQSDGNKAMEGYHSLYRELEESKAQVKSLEELIGKMKADLANKGGENLVNLTGDAEPAKGSGENKERNQLSSELSSLKLEMSQLRSALEASETRYQEEYIQSTLQIRSAYEQVEQVKSESAKRESELEIELKKAKSSIEELRANLMDKETELQSLSEENKGLTVKVEKNQLSERESELAKELKKLEHDFTELKTRLLDKESELQNMTEQNETLKMEINAVEMERNKVNDEAVSEVETAKAAEREALMKLGHLSEEVDKSSRRATRVTEQLDAVQAANTEMEAELRRLKVQSDQWRKAAEAAAAMLSTGNNGKIVERTGSLDNNYNTIGGAMGSPYSEDMDDDSPKKKNGNMLKKFGVLWKKGQK; encoded by the exons atgcaGACCCCAAAAGCAAG AACTGGCTCTTCCGAGGTCCCTCAAAGAAAGTCTCCTGCGACACCAAGGACTGCACGCCAACTGAAGACCGATTCTGATTCGGTTTCATCGCCAAATTCAGCTAGTAGAACACCAAAAGACAAAAGTCCTAAAGTCACTGAACGCAGATCGCCACGAAGTCCAGCAACTGAG AAGAAGCGCCCAAGCAGAGTATCTGAATTAGAATCACAGCTTGCTGAGCTTCAGGAAGATCTGAAGAAGGCAAAGGAACAACTAAGCTCATCCGAGTCCTTGAAAAGACGAGCTCAGCAGGAAGCTGAAGACACCAAGAAACAGCTCTTGACTATGTCAGCTAAGTTTGAGGAAACTGAACAGCAACTGATGGAATTTTCTGCTTCTGAGGATTCTCGAGTTCAAGAACTACGTCAAATCTCACATGATCGTGATAAAGCCTGGCAGTCTGAACTTGAGGCTGTGCAGAAGCAGCATTCCATGGATTCTGCAGCATTAGCATCTGCCATGAATGAGATCCAGAAACTGAAAGGTCAGCTGGAAATGGTAATGGAATCTGAAATTACACAAACAAAATATGCAGAGTCAGCACATGCTGATTCACAAGGCTTGAGAATGGAAGTAACTGAAACTCTCTCTCTTGTTGAAAAACTGAAAAATGAGCTTAGCGATTGCAGAGAATCGGAAGCTCAAGCCTTAGAACTAGTAAGTAAAACTCAAAATCAATTGGAATCAGCAAATGCAACTGCTGATATGCATCAGTCAGATGGCAACAAAGCTATGGAGGGTTACCATTCTTTATATAGAGAGCTTGAAGAATCAAAAGCTCAAGTAAAGTCATTGGAGGAACTTATTGGCAAAATGAAGGCGGATCTAGCCAATAAGGGTGGTGAAAATTTGGTGAATCTTACTGGGGATGCTGAACCAGCAAAAGGAAGTGGAGAAAACAAGGAAAGAAACCAGCTCAGCTCAGAGCTAAGCTCGTTGAAACTTGAAATGAGTCAGTTGAGATCTGCACTGGAGGCATCTGAGACCAGGTACCAGGAAGAATACATCCAGAGCACATTGCAGATTAGAAGTGCTTATGAACAAGTTGAGCAAGTGAAATCAGAATCAGCAAAAAGAGAATCTGAACTGGAGATTGAATTAAAGAAAGCTAAGAGTTCTATTGAAGAGTTGAGGGCTAATCTGATGGATAAGGAAACGGAACTGCAGAGTCTTTCAGAGGAGAACAAGGGATTGACTGTGAAGGTTGAGAAAAACCAGCTTAGTGAAAGAGAGTCTGAACTTGCAAAGGAACTGAAGAAGTTAGAGCATGATTTCACAGAGTTGAAGACAAGGCTTTTGGACAAGGAGTCTGAATTGCAAAATATGACCGAGCAAAATGAAACGCTCAAGATGGAAATCAATGCGGTGGAAATGGAGAGAAATAAAGTCAATGATGAAGCTGTTTCCGAGGTAGAGACTGCGAAGGCTGCAGAGAGAGAGGCTTTAATGAAACTCGGTCATCTATCGGAAGAAGTTGATAAAAGTAGCAGAAGAGCGACACGAGTGACTGAGCAGCTGGACGCAGTCCAGGCAGCAAACACAGAAATGGAAGCCGAGCTGAGGAGGTTAAAGGTGCAGTCAGATCAGTGGAGGAAGGCAGCTGAGGCGGCTGCTGCTATGCTTTCAACAGGGAACAACGGGAAAATTGTGGAAAGAACAGGTTCACTCGATAATAACTATAATACTATTGGCGGTGCGATGGGTTCACCTTACTCGGAAGACATGGACGACGACTCGCCAAAGAAGAAAAACGGGAATATGCTGAAGAAGTTCGGTGTCTTGTGGAAGAAGGGTCAGAAGTAG
- the LOC126679368 gene encoding 40S ribosomal protein S23 — MGKTRGMGAARKLKSHRRRQRWADKSYKKSHLGNEWKKPFAGSSHAKGIVLEKIGIEAKQPNSAIRKCARVQLIKNGKKIAAFVPNDGCLNYIEENDEVLIAGFGRKGHAVGDIPGVRFKVVKVSGVSLLALFKEKKEKPRS; from the exons ATGGG TAAAACACGAGGTATGGGAGCTGCCCGCAAACTGAAGTCCCACCGCAGAAGGCAAAGGTGGGCTGACAAGTCATACAAGAAATCCCATCTTGGAAATGAATGGAAGAAGCCATTTGCTGGTTCTTCCCATGCCAAAGGAATTGTCCTTGAAAAGAT CGGTATTGAGGCCAAGCAGCCTAACTCTGCTATCAGAAAGTGTGCCAGAGTTCAACTTATTAAAAATGGAAAGAAGATTGCTGCTTTTGTTCCAAATGATGGTTGCTTAAACTATATTGAAGAGAAT GATGAGGTTTTGATTGCTGGATTTGGTCGTAAGGGTCATGCTGTCGGAGATATTCCCGGTGTTAGATTTAAGGTTGTGAAGGTCTCTGGTGTCTCTCTTCTTGCTCTTTTCAAGGAGAAGAAGGAAAAACCAAGATCTTAA